Proteins encoded in a region of the Uloborus diversus isolate 005 chromosome 1, Udiv.v.3.1, whole genome shotgun sequence genome:
- the LOC129228994 gene encoding uncharacterized protein LOC129228994 — protein MLLQKLLLVTIIICIVTKLVLAGEEAIEDSDVEHDDESLSYLDEEDETKVLQERGDQPFKKKSGGPQESVGIPVPAPSQGNHLLIPPPGLKRNPGPPPNQQRIKDTAGQHVYKTSNQILLQSYEIAPPELQGKQSYQGNNPQEFHQDGGQYQVGVHPEFPSGHNGPAFPEGGNQIDIHSYQDSNEEYKPENQNSLFQGFPSLPHSEPWPLPMPDMPKIIHLDVKCEKNVMKVSIEFNKPFHGIIFSKGHYSHASCVHLPPGTGHTSVYFDVAINSCGTHASSPTGQYNNYGNQNVAGSYFENTVVVQYDPQVQEVWDQARRLRCTWHDQYEKAVTFRPFPVDMLNVVRADFAGDNVGCWMQIQVGKGPWASEVSGIVKIGQTMTMVLAIKDEENKFDMMVRNCIAHDGKRAPIELVDSQGCIVRPKLMSRFTKVKNFGSTASVLAFAHFQAFKFPDSMDVHFQCTIQICRPNCPEQCAISSPGIAHQIPPGHELYSGSAHAPVVRPREERDVSKVLTEPVEEPIREMTEIGLNRVIRVVSTGDLAFADPSMQENNAPDFESLEKDDVICMSTPGFAASLIVLLCILVVSCLVAAFLCLRQKHPRDIITSISGTVIKRRKS, from the coding sequence TTGGTATTGGCAGGAGAAGAAGCAATCGAGGACAGTGATGTCGAACATGACGACGAATCGTTATCGTATTTAGACGAAGAAGACGAAACGAAAGTTTTACAAGAAAGAGGAGATCAACCGTTTAAGAAAAAAAGCGGAGGACCCCAAGAATCAGTTGGTATACCAGTACCTGCTCCATCACAGGGAAATCATCTGCTGATCCCTCCTCCAGGTCTAAAACGAAATCCAGGTCCACCGCCGAACCAACAAAGGATTAAAGATACTGCTGGCCAGCATGTATATAAGACATCTAACCAAATTTTGCTCCAGTCCTATGAAATTGCACCTCCAGAGCTACAAGGCAAACAAAGTTATCAAGGTAATAATCCCCAGGAATTTCATCAAGATGGTGGGCAATATCAGGTTGGAGTTCATCCGGAATTTCCATCCGGACACAATGGACCTGCATTCCCAGAAGGTGGAAATCAAATAGATATACATTCATACCAAGATTCAAACGAAGAATATAAACCAGAAAATCAAAACAGCCTTTTTCAGGGTTTTCCTAGTTTACCTCACAGTGAACCATGGCCTTTGCCCATGCCTGATATGCCTAAAATAATCCATTTAGACGTGAAGTGTGAGAAGAATGTCATGAAAGTCTCCATAGAATTCAATAAACCTTTCCATGGAATAATTTTCAGCAAAGGCCATTACAGTCATGCTAGCTGTGTGCATTTACCGCCTGGGACAGGCCATACAAGTGTATATTTCGACGTAGCGATTAATAGCTGTGGCACACATGCAAGCTCCCCCACTGGACAGTATAACAACTACGGAAATCAGAATGTTGCAGGCAGCTACTTTGAAAACACAGTTGTCGTTCAGTATGATCCGCAAGTTCAGGAAGTGTGGGACCAAGCCAGACGGTTGAGGTGCACGTGGCATGATCAGTATGAAAAGGCTGTAACGTTCAGACCGTTTCCTGTAGACATGCTGAATGTGGTAAGAGCAGATTTTGCAGGGGATAACGTAGGTTGTTGGATGCAAATCCAGGTGGGTAAAGGCCCATGGGCCAGTGAAGTTAGTGGAATTGTGAAGATCGGTCAAACCATGACGATGGTTTTGGCTATAAAAGacgaagaaaataaatttgatatgATGGTAAGAAATTGTATTGCTCATGATGGTAAACGGGCACCAATCGAACTCGTTGACAGTCAAGGGTGCATAGTGAGGCCAAAACTAATGAGTAGGTTTACGAAAGTTAAGAATTTCGGATCTACCGCCTCGGTACTGGCATTCGCTCATTTCCAAGCTTTCAAATTTCCAGATTCTATGGATGTACATTTCCAATGTACCATTCAGATTTGTCGTCCGAATTGTCCTGAACAGTGTGCTATTTCTTCGCCCGGTATTGCTCATCAGATACCACCAGGGCATGAGCTGTACTCCGGATCAGCCCATGCTCCAGTGGTCAGACCTCGTGAGGAACGAGACGTTTCCAAAGTATTGACTGAACCCGTTGAAGAACCCATTCGGGAGATGACTGAAATTGGTTTGAATCGAGTTATACGTGTCGTCTCTACGGGAGATTTGGCATTTGCTGACCCGTCAATGCAAGAGAACAATGCCCCTGATTTCGAGAGTTTGGAAAAAGATGACGTTATCTGCATGTCAACGCCTGGATTTGCAGCATCACTGATAGTTTTGCTTTGCATTTTAGTTGTGTCATGCCTTGTGGCTGCTTTCCTTTGCCTGAGGCAAAAACACCCTAGAGATATTATAACTTCTATATCTGGGACTGTAATAAAGAGAAGAAAATCCTAA